AAACTACAATCTCTTGTTGGATTTAAAAAATCCAGTGAAAACCATAATATAACTATAAAAGATATATATGCTAAATTAGATGGTTCAGAATATTTAGTGAAGGTTTTTTCTGAAGACAAGGGGTATATTCAAAGTTACTTTGTTAATGTCATCAAAATAAAAGAAGGTTGGTTAGTAAAATTAGATGATATAGCGAAAGCTTATCGAACCCCTTCAGTCAAAGAAGCGGTAAATATAATTGCCAAGGAGCTAGAAAATTAATGTCTCATATAACGGTTTTGGGAGCAGGTAGTTGGGGAACCGCTATAGCGAAGCATTTGGTTAGTAACCATCAAAAAGTAACAATTTGGGATAGAGACAAAAAGCTCTTACAAGAAATAAAAAAGGGAATTAATCCTCGGTATTTGTCCAACGTAAAACTTCCTACAAAAGAAATAAAGGTTGAGGGTAGTATAAACGAAAGTTTAGAAAATGCACAAATTGTAATTATAGCTATCCCTGTTCAGCATATATCCGAGGTGTTAAGTAAAATTCACAAAGATTCTCTTAAAAATAAAGATGTTATTTTTGTCAATCTATCAAAAGGGATGGAAATTACTAGTCAAAAAATACCCAGTAAAATTTTTGAGGAATACCTTCCAGGGTTTAACTACTGTACACTAAGTGGTCCCAGTCATGCAGAAGAAGTAGCGGAAATGGTGCCTACGTCAGTTGTTGCTGCCGGTAGAGACAGTAAGGTCAACAAATATATACAGGAAATTTTTAGCAATGAAACTTTTAGGGTGTATACTAACAATGACTTAATAGGAGTAGAAATCAGCGGTGCTATAAAAAATATCTATGCAATAGGTGCGGGTATAATAGATGGGTTTGGAAAATGGGATAACACAAAAGCCGCTCTAATCACCCGTTCTTTGGTTGAAATTATTAGGTATGGAACGTATTATGGAGGAAATAAAGAAACGTTCATGGGATTAGCGGGGATTGGAGATCTTGTTGTAACTTGTACTAGCTCACATAGCAGAAATAGATACGTTGGAGAAATGCTTTCAAAAGGTATGAGCTTAAAAACAATTTTAGAGCAGATGGCGATGGTTGCAGAAGGGGTTTACACTGCTAAAGCTGTGTATAACGACGCAAAAGAAAAAGAAATTGAAATGCCCATAGCTAACAAAATTTATCAAGTACTATATGAAGGTGTAGATCCGAAAACAGCTATTTATAAATTAATGACAAGGGATTTGAAATCAGAATTTTTTAATTGAAAGATATTATGGTGTAATTAACAAAAGAAAGTCAAATTTTAAGGAGGCATTCGAATGCAAGTTTCTTTGGACCAGCTTTTACAAGCATTGATGGTACGATTGGAAAGTTTAGAAATCTCTCTAGAAGATTTAAAATTTAGGACAAATGTTGCTTTAAGGTTAATCAAAAAAAATGACTTGTTGGATGAAGACAAGGTGAA
The window above is part of the Petrotoga olearia DSM 13574 genome. Proteins encoded here:
- a CDS encoding NAD(P)H-dependent glycerol-3-phosphate dehydrogenase, yielding MSHITVLGAGSWGTAIAKHLVSNHQKVTIWDRDKKLLQEIKKGINPRYLSNVKLPTKEIKVEGSINESLENAQIVIIAIPVQHISEVLSKIHKDSLKNKDVIFVNLSKGMEITSQKIPSKIFEEYLPGFNYCTLSGPSHAEEVAEMVPTSVVAAGRDSKVNKYIQEIFSNETFRVYTNNDLIGVEISGAIKNIYAIGAGIIDGFGKWDNTKAALITRSLVEIIRYGTYYGGNKETFMGLAGIGDLVVTCTSSHSRNRYVGEMLSKGMSLKTILEQMAMVAEGVYTAKAVYNDAKEKEIEMPIANKIYQVLYEGVDPKTAIYKLMTRDLKSEFFN